In Arachis hypogaea cultivar Tifrunner chromosome 17, arahy.Tifrunner.gnm2.J5K5, whole genome shotgun sequence, a single window of DNA contains:
- the LOC114925693 gene encoding aspartyl protease family protein 2: protein MVLKKVSLVLVLLVICNSVVESFSSRNHDLINKNGSSLAAIKFPNHPSFNAVTSSGDTGCSFTSSAMNLGEETNDDDGDSDDEGEGFLEAKPNKEMVKLHLRHSMNKDDDDDLDFTSRDLTRIQTLHRRAMEKKNQNTFSRLQKAQEKSRPKSKHHHKPAAAAAPPDYLANQLVATLASGVSLGSGEYFMDVFIGTPPKHFSLILDTGSDLNWIQCVPCLACFDQTGPYYDPRESSSFKNISCSDPRCQLVTSPDPPRPCKGKDQSCPYFYWYGDSSNTTGDFALETFTVNLTTPSGKSELKHVENVMFGCGHWNRGLFHGAAGLLGLGRGPLSFASQLQSLYGHSFSYCLVDRNSNSSVSSKLIFGEDKELLSHPNLNYTSFVGGKDNSVDTFYYVQIKSLMVDGEVLDIPEETWNLSAQGAGGTIIDSGTTLTYFADPAYEIIKDAFVKKIKGYPIVEGLPPLKPCYNVSGIDQMELPDFGILFSDGAVWNFPVENYFIQIDPDVVCLAILGTPRHALSIIRNYQQQNFHILYDMKKSRLGYAPRKCADV, encoded by the coding sequence ATGGTTTTGAAGAAAGTTTCTTTGGTTCTGGTTCTACTTGTCATATGCAACTCTGTTGTAGAATCCTTTTCAAGTAGGAACCATGATCTCATCAACAAGAATGGTTCCTCTCTTGCAGCCATAAAGTTCCCTAATCATCCAAGCTTCAATGCTGTGACTTCTTCTGGGGACACGGGGTGTAGCTTCACAAGTTCTGCCATGAATTTAGGTGAAGAaaccaatgatgatgatggtgatagtGATGATGAAGGTGAGGGTTTTCTAGAAGCAAAGCCAAACAAGGAAATGGTGAAGCTTCATTTGAGACACTCAATGaacaaagatgatgatgatgatcttgATTTCACATCAAGGGATTTGACCAGAATTCAAACCCTGCAtagaagggccatggagaagaaGAACCAAAACACCTTCTCAAGGCTGCAAAAGGCACAGGAGAAATCCAGACCAAAGTCAAAGCATCACCACAAGCCGGCCGCGGCGGCTGCGCCACCGGATTATCTTGCAAACCAGCTTGTGGCAACCTTGGCATCTGGTGTCAGTCTTGGCTCTGGAGAGTACTTCATGGATGTGTTTATTGGTACACCTCCTAAGCATTTCTCTCTAATACTAGATACTGGTAGTGACCTTAATTGGATTCAATGTGTTCCTTGTTTAGCATGTTTTGATCAAACTGGTCCTTATTATGATCCTAGAGAATCTAGTTCCTTTAAGAACATTAGCTGTAGTGATCCGCGCTGCCAATTAGTAACGTCGCCGGATCCACCTAGGCCTTGCAAGGGTAAGGATCAGAGTTGTCCATACTTCTATTGGTATGGAGATAGCTCGAATACAACCGGTGATTTCGCCCTCGAGACCTTTACAGTTAACCTCACCACGCCTTCGGGTAAATCCGAGCTAAAGCATGTGGAGAATGTGATGTTTGGCTGTGGACATTGGAATAGAGGATTGTTTCATGGGGCTGCAGGGTTGTTAGGATTGGGGAGAGGGCCATTGTCATTTGCATCTCAGCTTCAATCCCTTTATGGCCATTCATTTTCCTATTGCCTTGTGGATAGGAATAGCAATTCTAGTGTTAGCAGCAAATTGATATTTGGTGAGGATAAGGAGCTTTTAAGCCACCCTAATTTGAACTACACTTCATTTGTTGGTGGCAAAGACAATTCAGTTGATACATTTTACTATGTTCAGATCAAATCTTTGATGGTTGATGGTGAGGTGTTGGATATTCCTGAGGAAACTTGGAATTTATCAGCACAAGGTGCTGGTGGAACAATCATTGATTCTGGCACCACTTTAACTTATTTTGCTGATCCTGCTTATGAGATCATTAAGGATGCATTTGTGAAGAAAATTAAGGGATATCCAATTGTTGAAGGCCTTCCACCTTTAAAGCCATGTTACAATGTGTCTGGGATTGATCAGATGGAGCTGCCAGATTTTGGGATCTTGTTTTCAGATGGAGCAGTTTGGAACTTCCCTGTGGAGAATTACTTCATCCAGATTGATCCGGATGTCGTTTGTCTGGCGATCTTAGGGACTCCCCGGCACGCCCTTTCGATAATCAGAAACTATCAGCAGCAGAATTTCCATATCCTCTATGATATGAAGAAATCAAGGCTTGGTTATGCACCAAGGAAGTGTGCTGATGTGTGA
- the LOC112764795 gene encoding uncharacterized protein isoform X2, whose translation MANHEDHKYAFHVSGPQNLPSLNWRNNFKSTWKDEYYKQAAISCFTRAAYALEVDRQDNRTQENALAPKWLIPFKYKLTKTLIDERDGSIFGAIFEWDRSAALEDSVLIRPLGNPKAVLALRGTLTKRHTIRRDLEDNLRFLFLESLKGSSRFRVAMDALRSLCDEYGSRNVIIAGHSLGAAFALQLRKELAQEGIYVEAYLFNPPSVSLALSLENTREYAEYVWNMLKSMLVSNSKVEISNDEEKSARLQLISRIPYLSGLMDSSFRVDKFVPHLYVNENDLICSFYVDPDGSIGVKNTEKDNTSSADGDIAAKLYVVSKENQKFLEAHGLDQWWSSDAHSTRLMRRQLRSLDAASFLKVTCLLYPKSISLLRNNLQYIVCLENWTPQLSCLKDSFFSVPTEFFVVYKEKLKFLVAHGLEQWWPSDAELQQAIHNGKLTSQQLRFLYAISPKEVYRLFDPSSVLLSMSLSGIAEKAEFLWYWNSIHHMFCSSGQIQVSQIWNRFKSLFPSNTKARIANNADKILLLSGLKDSVSGAAKWVHHLYGVGEKMIYKENIDVTNAQTPEDFFIVSKEKLKFLGVHGVEQWFSSDAEFQKAIHSSKFISQQLRYLYSSSCELAHLFNPRLQDSNNAEKTSSVSSRVAKSVPVIEENMVDRESIDAAKLFFAFKEKQKFHGLEQWRSKDAENGKLDVQVTNLFNPPSITLAKNLIKACGLEKCWSSDAVLRLAIHNSRFLSKFRSSQSTHGKP comes from the exons ATGGCAAACCATGAAGATCACAAATATGCTTTTCATGTCTCTGGCCCTCAGAACTTGCCTTCCCTTAATTGGAGAAACAACTTCAAATCCACTTG GAAGGATGAATATTATAAACAAGCTGCCATATCCTGCTTTACACGGGCAGCTTACGCACTCGAAGTTGATAGACAAGATAACAGAACACAAGAGAATGCTTTGGCTCCAAAGTGGTTGATTCCCTTCAAGTACAAGCTCACAAAGACATTGATTGATGAAAGAGATGGATCCATTTTCGGAGCAATATTCGAATGGGATCGATCTGCAGCATTGGAAGACTCGGTGCTAATTAGGCCTCTTGGTAACCCCAAAGCTGTTTTAGCACTCAGAGGAACATTAACCAAAAGGCATACAATAAGGAGAGATTTAGAAGATAACCTTCGCTTTCTCTTCTTAGAAAGCTTGAAGGGGTCTTCTAGGTTCAGAGTAGCTATGGATGCATTAAGATCACTTTGTGATGAATATGGAAGCCGGAATGTGATTATTGCAGGACATTCCTTGGGTGCTGCATTTGCTCTTCAATTGCGAAAGGAACTAGCACAAGAAGGGATTTATGTTGAAGCATATTTGTTTAATCCACCTTCTGTTTCACTAGCCTTGAGTCTTGAAAATACTAGAGAATATGCAGAATATGTGTGGAACATGCTTAAATCTATGCTTGTGTCAAATAGCAAAGTTGAAATCAGCAATGATGAAGAGAAGAGTGCTAGATTACAATTGATCAGTAGGATACCTTATCTATCTGGCTTGATGGATTCTAGTTTTCGGGTGGACAAATTTGTTCCTCATCTGTATGTCAATGAAAATGACTTGATTTGCAGCTTTTATGTTGATCCTGATGGTAGCATAGGAGTGAAGAACACCGAAAAGGACAATACAAGCTCTGCGGATGGAGACATTGCGGCGAAGTTGTATGTTGTTTCAAAAGAAAATCAGAAATTTCTTGAGGCTCATGGCCTAGATCAATGGTGGTCAAGTGATGCTCACAGCACTAGACTCATGAGGAGGCAACTTAGATCTTTAGATGCTGCTTCGTTTTTAAAAGTAACATGTTTACTTTATCCGAAATCTATTTCGCTATTAAGGAATAATCTTCAGTATATTGTATGCTTGGAGAATTGGACACCTCAGTTATCTTGCTTGAAGGATTCTTTCTTTTCAGTTCCTACAGAGTTTTTTGTTGTCTACAAGGAAAAACTGAAATTTCTTGTGGCTCACGGCTTGGAACAATGGTGGCCAAGTGATGCAGAACTTCAACAGGCTATTCATAATGGCAAACTCACAAGTCAGCAACTTAGATTTTTATATGCTATCTCACCCAAGGAAGTTTATCGTTTATTCGATCCATCTTCTGTTTTGCTTTCAATGAGTCTCAGTGGTATTGCAGAAAAGGCAGAATTTCTTTGGTATTGGAATAGTATTCATCATATGTTTTGCTCGAGTGGCCAAATTCAAGTCAGCCAAATTTGGAATAGATTCAAATCATTGTTTCCTTCAAATACAAAGGCTCGAATCGCCAACAATGCAGACAAGATTCTTCTGTTGTCTGGTTTGAAGGATTCTGTTTCCGGAGCAGCCAAATGGGTTCATCATCTGTATGGTGTAGGAGAGAAGATGATTTACAAGGAGAACATTGATGTTACAAATGCTCAAACACCAGAAGATTTCTTCATTGTCTCCAAGGAGAAACTGAAATTTCTTGGGGTTCATGGAGTTGAACAATGGTTTTCAAGTGATGCAGAATTTCAGAAAGCTATCCATAGTAGCAAATTCATAAGTCAACAACTTCGGTATCTATATTCGAGTTCTTGCGAATTAGCACATTTGTTTAATCCAAGACTTCAAGACAGCAATAATGCAGAGAAGACTTCAAGTGTAAGTTCTCGAGTGGCGAAATCAGTTCCTGTCATAGAAGAGAATATGGTTGATAGGGAGAGTATTGATGCGGCAAAGTTGTTTTTCGCCTTCAAGGAGAAACAGAAATTTCATGGCCTGGAACAATGGAGGTCAAAGGATGCAGAGAATGGGAAACTTGATGTGCAAGTAACAAATTTGTTCAATCCACCTTCTATTACCCTGGCCAAGAATCTCATAAAGGCTTGTGGCTTAGAGAAATGCTGGTCGAGTGATGCAGTTCTTCGACTCGCTATCCATAACAGCAGATTCTTGAGCAAATTTAGATCTTCACAATCAACTCATGGAAAGCCATG A
- the LOC112767139 gene encoding uncharacterized protein — MKQDSMALNITTTASLHPKPSFVTRKHNNLLKFYHPSFIRTSAQSERTDTGVSEEDSSSGTLSSSRAQLDLLDQLTSTSSIPLNGYESDGSSRKLTIREQLAQLVGERDDDFTILLGKKNLKKVSAKFLTISQRRNIRRQNYLNEVSQRNDSVFFATIGAFVLLPPLIILGIAILTGYVQLFP, encoded by the exons ATGAAGCAAGATTCCATGGCTTTGAATATTACCACCACTGCTTCTCTTCATCCAAAACCTTCCTTTGTCACAAGAAAACATAACAACCTCCTCAAATTCTACCACCCTTCTTTCATCAGAACAAGTGCTCAATCAGAAAGAACTGACACTGGAGTTTCCGAGGAGGATTCTTCTTCTG GAACTTTGTCTTCTTCTCGTGCACAATTGGATCTTTTAGATCAACTTACATCTACAAGCTCAATACCCCTCAATG GATATGAGAGTGATGGCAGCTCGCGCAAGCTCACGATCCGCGAGCAGCTTGCTCAACTAGTTGGAGAAAGGGATGATGATTTCACCATACTCCTAGGcaagaaaaacttgaagaaaGTGAGTGCAAAGTTCTTAACCATTTCACAAAGGAGAAATATCAGGAGACAAAACTACCTAAATGAAGTGTCTCAGAGAAATGATTCAGTATTCTTTGCAACCATAGGAGCGTTTGTGCTTCTCCCACCTCTTATAATACTAGGAATTGCTATATTAACCGGTTATGTACAGCTTTTTCCTTGA
- the LOC112767378 gene encoding cytochrome b561 domain-containing protein At2g30890 yields MGNDTQSSEWKMFIFSTKERGIRVQQKLIDLLFQASLVFIMFPLVGSEQDHKKISGIHASNNRGHNIKHMKMNPRLEFEIKLHGFLLWSSMAFLMPLGIVAIRFSNRQRNQRRLRITFYVHAILQKAAVLIATAGAIMSIKNFNNSFNNNHQRLGLALYGVVWLQVIVGIFRPQRGSRTRSMWFFAHWIIGTAMSLLGVINVYLGLQAYQEKTSRSITTWNILFTVQISLIVFFYLVQEKWDYIRKQGVALGNELLDLDPSLQEIGSDNKKGFKAESV; encoded by the exons ATGGGGAATGACACACAATCTTCAGAATGGAAAATGTTCATATTCTCAACAAAAGAAAGGGGAATCAGAGTTCAGCAAAAGCTCATTGATTTGCTCTTCCAAGCAAGCCTTGTGTTCATCATGTTTCCACttgttggctcagaacaagatcacAAGAAAATCAGTGGCATTCATGCAAGCAACAACAGAGGCCACAACATTAAG CAtatgaagatgaatcctagacTTGAGTTTGAAATCAAATTGCATGGATTTCTTCTGTGGAGTTCTATGGCATTCTTGATGCCTCTTGGTATAGTAGCAATTAGATTCTCAAACAGACAAAGAAATCAAAGGAGGCTTAGAATTACATTCTATGTTCATGCAATTTTGCAG AAGGCTGCTGTACTTATTGCCACAGCAGGGGCAATCATGTCcataaagaatttcaacaattCCTTTAACAACAATCATCAAAGACTAGGGCTTGCATTATATGGTGTTGTCTGGCTCCAAGTCATAGTTGGTATTTTTAGGCCACAAAG GGGATCAAGAACAAGAAGCATGTGGTTCTTTGCACACTGGATAATTGGAACTGCAATGTCCTTATTAGGTGTTATAAATGTATATCTTGGTTTACAAGCCTACCAAGAAAAAACATCAAGAAGCATAACAACTTGGAACATTCTTTTCACTGTTCAGATATCTTTGATTGTTTTCTTCTACCTTGTTCAAGAAAAATGGGACTACATAAGAAAACAAGGAGTAGCCTTAGGCAATGAACTATTGGATTTGGATCCCTCTTTGCAAGAAATTGGTTCAGATAACAAGAAGGGATTCAAGGCAGAATCTGTTTAA
- the LOC112764795 gene encoding uncharacterized protein isoform X1, producing MANHEDHKYAFHVSGPQNLPSLNWRNNFKSTWKDEYYKQAAISCFTRAAYALEVDRQDNRTQENALAPKWLIPFKYKLTKTLIDERDGSIFGAIFEWDRSAALEDSVLIRPLGNPKAVLALRGTLTKRHTIRRDLEDNLRFLFLESLKGSSRFRVAMDALRSLCDEYGSRNVIIAGHSLGAAFALQLRKELAQEGIYVEAYLFNPPSVSLALSLENTREYAEYVWNMLKSMLVSNSKVEISNDEEKSARLQLISRIPYLSGLMDSSFRVDKFVPHLYVNENDLICSFYVDPDGSIGVKNTEKDNTSSADGDIAAKLYVVSKENQKFLEAHGLDQWWSSDAHSTRLMRRQLRSLDAASFLKVTCLLYPKSISLLRNNLQYIVCLENWTPQLSCLKDSFFSVPTEFFVVYKEKLKFLVAHGLEQWWPSDAELQQAIHNGKLTSQQLRFLYAISPKEVYRLFDPSSVLLSMSLSGIAEKAEFLWYWNSIHHMFCSSGQIQVSQIWNRFKSLFPSNTKARIANNADKILLLSGLKDSVSGAAKWVHHLYGVGEKMIYKENIDVTNAQTPEDFFIVSKEKLKFLGVHGVEQWFSSDAEFQKAIHSSKFISQQLRYLYSSSCELAHLFNPRLQDSNNAEKTSSVSSRVAKSVPVIEENMVDRESIDAAKLFFAFKEKQKFHGLEQWRSKDAENGKLDVQVTNLFNPPSITLAKNLIKACGLEKCWSSDAVLRLAIHNSRFLSKFRSSQSTHGKPWNLCS from the exons ATGGCAAACCATGAAGATCACAAATATGCTTTTCATGTCTCTGGCCCTCAGAACTTGCCTTCCCTTAATTGGAGAAACAACTTCAAATCCACTTG GAAGGATGAATATTATAAACAAGCTGCCATATCCTGCTTTACACGGGCAGCTTACGCACTCGAAGTTGATAGACAAGATAACAGAACACAAGAGAATGCTTTGGCTCCAAAGTGGTTGATTCCCTTCAAGTACAAGCTCACAAAGACATTGATTGATGAAAGAGATGGATCCATTTTCGGAGCAATATTCGAATGGGATCGATCTGCAGCATTGGAAGACTCGGTGCTAATTAGGCCTCTTGGTAACCCCAAAGCTGTTTTAGCACTCAGAGGAACATTAACCAAAAGGCATACAATAAGGAGAGATTTAGAAGATAACCTTCGCTTTCTCTTCTTAGAAAGCTTGAAGGGGTCTTCTAGGTTCAGAGTAGCTATGGATGCATTAAGATCACTTTGTGATGAATATGGAAGCCGGAATGTGATTATTGCAGGACATTCCTTGGGTGCTGCATTTGCTCTTCAATTGCGAAAGGAACTAGCACAAGAAGGGATTTATGTTGAAGCATATTTGTTTAATCCACCTTCTGTTTCACTAGCCTTGAGTCTTGAAAATACTAGAGAATATGCAGAATATGTGTGGAACATGCTTAAATCTATGCTTGTGTCAAATAGCAAAGTTGAAATCAGCAATGATGAAGAGAAGAGTGCTAGATTACAATTGATCAGTAGGATACCTTATCTATCTGGCTTGATGGATTCTAGTTTTCGGGTGGACAAATTTGTTCCTCATCTGTATGTCAATGAAAATGACTTGATTTGCAGCTTTTATGTTGATCCTGATGGTAGCATAGGAGTGAAGAACACCGAAAAGGACAATACAAGCTCTGCGGATGGAGACATTGCGGCGAAGTTGTATGTTGTTTCAAAAGAAAATCAGAAATTTCTTGAGGCTCATGGCCTAGATCAATGGTGGTCAAGTGATGCTCACAGCACTAGACTCATGAGGAGGCAACTTAGATCTTTAGATGCTGCTTCGTTTTTAAAAGTAACATGTTTACTTTATCCGAAATCTATTTCGCTATTAAGGAATAATCTTCAGTATATTGTATGCTTGGAGAATTGGACACCTCAGTTATCTTGCTTGAAGGATTCTTTCTTTTCAGTTCCTACAGAGTTTTTTGTTGTCTACAAGGAAAAACTGAAATTTCTTGTGGCTCACGGCTTGGAACAATGGTGGCCAAGTGATGCAGAACTTCAACAGGCTATTCATAATGGCAAACTCACAAGTCAGCAACTTAGATTTTTATATGCTATCTCACCCAAGGAAGTTTATCGTTTATTCGATCCATCTTCTGTTTTGCTTTCAATGAGTCTCAGTGGTATTGCAGAAAAGGCAGAATTTCTTTGGTATTGGAATAGTATTCATCATATGTTTTGCTCGAGTGGCCAAATTCAAGTCAGCCAAATTTGGAATAGATTCAAATCATTGTTTCCTTCAAATACAAAGGCTCGAATCGCCAACAATGCAGACAAGATTCTTCTGTTGTCTGGTTTGAAGGATTCTGTTTCCGGAGCAGCCAAATGGGTTCATCATCTGTATGGTGTAGGAGAGAAGATGATTTACAAGGAGAACATTGATGTTACAAATGCTCAAACACCAGAAGATTTCTTCATTGTCTCCAAGGAGAAACTGAAATTTCTTGGGGTTCATGGAGTTGAACAATGGTTTTCAAGTGATGCAGAATTTCAGAAAGCTATCCATAGTAGCAAATTCATAAGTCAACAACTTCGGTATCTATATTCGAGTTCTTGCGAATTAGCACATTTGTTTAATCCAAGACTTCAAGACAGCAATAATGCAGAGAAGACTTCAAGTGTAAGTTCTCGAGTGGCGAAATCAGTTCCTGTCATAGAAGAGAATATGGTTGATAGGGAGAGTATTGATGCGGCAAAGTTGTTTTTCGCCTTCAAGGAGAAACAGAAATTTCATGGCCTGGAACAATGGAGGTCAAAGGATGCAGAGAATGGGAAACTTGATGTGCAAGTAACAAATTTGTTCAATCCACCTTCTATTACCCTGGCCAAGAATCTCATAAAGGCTTGTGGCTTAGAGAAATGCTGGTCGAGTGATGCAGTTCTTCGACTCGCTATCCATAACAGCAGATTCTTGAGCAAATTTAGATCTTCACAATCAACTCATGGAAAGCCATG gAATCTTTGTTCTTGA
- the LOC112765541 gene encoding GDSL esterase/lipase At4g10955 — protein MAKRSEEAHPYAFHVSGPRNLTTLNWKDLINSTWKDEKYKRTVIACFIQATYLLELDRQENRTNGNALAPNWWIPFKYKLTQTLIDERDGSIFGAIFEWDRSAARADLIVMRPSGAPRAVLALRGTLLKSPTMRRDIEDDLRFLAWENLKGSVRFKVALEVLKSVCDMHGRSNVCIAGHSLGAGFALQVGKMLAKEGIYVETHLFNPPSLSLAISLRNLGNKAEFVWNRLKSMLPLSGEAQASTEGDKTNTNTNTNTNTSSIASSKGWMPRLPSFGSKDSVAVGKWVPNLYINSNDYICCSYTDPDGTAVKISSKENLSKTNAQIAAKLFVVSKEKQKFLEAHGLEQWWSTDAELQQVIHNSKVISRQLRSLYHVTPSQVTLIKPV, from the exons ATGGCAAAACGCAGTGAAGAAGCTCACCCTTACGCCTTTCATGTTTCTGGCCCAAGAAATTTGACCACTCTTAACTGGAAGGACCTCATCAATTCTACTTG gaAGGATGAGAAGTACAAGCGAACCGTCATTGCCTGCTTTATACAAGCAACTTACTTGCTTGAACTTGATAGGCAGGAAAACAGAACAAATGGAAATGCTCTAGCTCCGAATTGGTGGATTCCCTTCAAGTACAAACTCACACAAACGTTGATTGATGAAAGAGATGGGTCAATTTTTGGTGCAATATTCGAATGGGATCGATCTGCAGCACGGGCCGACTTGATTGTAATGAGACCTAGTGGTGCCCCAAGAGCTGTTTTAGCACTCAGAGGAACATTACTCAAAAGCCCCACGATGCGGCGAGACATTGAAGATGACCTCCGCTTTCTTGCTTGGGAAAACTTGAAAGGCTCTGTCAGGTTTAAGGTAgctttggaggtactgaaatcgGTTTGTGACATGCATGGAAGAAGTAATGTATGTATTGCAGGGCATTCCTTGGGGGCTGGATTTGCTCTTCAAGTTGGAAAGATGCTAGCAAAAGAGGGGATTTATGTGGAGACACATTTATTCAATCCACCTTCTCTTTCACTAGCCATAAGTCTCAGAAATCTTGGCAACAAAGCGGAATTTGTTTGGAATAGGCTTAAATCTATGCTTCCTTTGAGCGGCGAAGCACAGGCAAGCACTGAAGGAGATAAGACTAatacaaacacaaacacaaacactAACACATCGAGCATAGCTTCGTCAAAGGGTTGGATGCCTCGACTACCTAGTTTTGGTTCTAAGGATAGTGTTGCTGTCGGAAAATGGGTTCCAAATCTTTATATCAACAGCAATGACTATATATGTTGCTCTTATACTGACCCTGATGGCACGGCAGTGAAGATCAGCAGCAAGGAGAATCTCAGTAAAACGAATGCGCAAATCGCAGCGAAGTTGTTTGTTGTGtcaaaggaaaaacagaaatttCTTGAGGCTCATGGATTGGAACAATGGTGGTCAACTGATGCAGAACTTCAGCAAGTTATTCACAATAGTAAAGTCATTAGCAGGCAACTTAGGTCTCTATACCATGTTACACCTTCACAAGTAACACTGATAAAACCAGTGTAA
- the LOC112762632 gene encoding large ribosomal subunit protein eL20 yields MVTFRFHQYQVVGRALPTEKDEHPKIYRMKLWATNEVRAKSKFWYFLRKLKKVKKSNGQVLAINEIFEKNPTKINNYGIWLRYQSRTGYHNMYKEYRDTTLNGAVEQMYNEMASRHRVRFPCIQIIKTATVPAKMCKRESTKQFHNSKIKFPLVFKKVRPPTRKLKTTYKATRPNLFM; encoded by the exons ATGGTTACTTTCAGG TTTCACCAATACCAGGTGGTGGGTAGGGCTCTTCCCACAGAGAAAGATGAGCACCCTAAGATCTACCGCATGAAGCTTTGGGCCACCAATGAGGTTCGTGCCAAATCCAAGTTCTG GTACTTTTTGAGAAAGTTAAAGAAGGTCAAGAAGAGCAATGGGCAAGTGCTGGCCATCAATGAG ATTTTCGAGAAAAATCCTACCAAGATTAACAACTATGGAATCTGGCTCCGATATCAGAGTCGCACCGGTTATCACAATATGTACAAGGAATACCGAGACACTACCCTAAACGGTGCTGTTGAACAAATGTACAATGAGATGGCGTCGCGTCATAGGGTCAGGTTTCCTTGCATCCAGATCATCAAGACGGCCACCGTCCCCGCTAAGATGTGCAAAAGGGAGAGCACCAAGCAGTTCCACAACTCTAAGATCAAGTTCCCATTGGTGTTCAAGAAGGTGAGGCCCCCAACCAGGAAGCTGAAGACAACCTACAAAGCAACCAGACCCAACCTGTTCATGTGA